A stretch of the Peromyscus leucopus breed LL Stock chromosome 10, UCI_PerLeu_2.1, whole genome shotgun sequence genome encodes the following:
- the Rassf6 gene encoding ras association domain-containing protein 6, whose translation MTMMDYQYPSWIFVNERTFITREQLNSLLEAYNVFYENQKNLHILYGQTEDGQLIVEGMLDIFWGVKRPIQLKIQDEKHISSFDLLKSSETFSSKGRMTRWGEFDDLYRISEVDRSQVLLSEGRHSPEDYLSYHSTLKLYADEEPESPLLYRTMSEAALVRKRMKPPSIYRKDRHRASINGHFYDHETSIFTPTFGSETKVRTNSNMRTEEVIKQLLQKFKIENSPRDFALYIIFGTGEQRKLKKTDVPLLQRLLQGPSKSNARIFLMDKDTEEISSDVAQYINFHFSFLESILQRLDEEEKRETERIMAKFNTERAFILKCLQSKQAAKTETTV comes from the exons ggaacAACTTAATTCTTTACTGGAGGCTTATAATGTTTTCTATGAAAACCAGAAAAATCTGCATATTTTGTATGGACAG ACCGAAGATGGACAACTGATTGTTGAAGGAATGCTGGATATTTTCTGGGGAGTAAAACGACCCATACAGCTAAAAATACAAGATGAGAAGCACATCTCTTCTTTTGATCTGTTGAAGTCATCGGAAACATTTTCCAGCAAAGG GCGGATGACTCGCTGGGGAGAGTTTGATGACCTTTATCGTATCAGTGAGGTGGACAGGAGCCAAGTTCTACTGTCTGAAGGAAGGCATTCCCCAGAAG ACTATTTATCTTATCACAGCACCCTGAAGCTGTATGCAGACGAAGAGCCAGAATCCCCTTTGCTCTACAGGACCATGAGTGAGGCAGCTTTGGTGAGAAAAAGGATGAAGCCTCCCTCGATCTACAGAAAAGACAGGCACAGAGCCTCTATCAACGGACACTTCTATGACCATGAG acATCTATTTTCACCCCAACGTTTGGATCAGAAACCAAAGTCAGAACAAATAGTAACATGAGAACTGAAGAAGTAATAAAGCAACTTCTCCAAAAATTTAAG ATTGAGAATAGCCCTCGGGATTTTGCTCTTTACATTATTTTTGGAACAGGAG AGCAGAGAAAACTAAAGAAGACCGATGTCCCGCTGCTGCAGAGGCTTCTACAAGGACCATCCAAAAGCAACGCTCGGATCTTCCTCATGGataaagacacagaagaaattagcagtgat gtGGCGCAGTACattaattttcacttttctttcttggaaTCCATTCTTCAAAGATtagatgaggaagagaaaagggagactGAAAGGATAATGGCAAA ATTCAATACCGAAAGGGCCTTTATACTGAAGTGTCTTCAGAGTAAACAGGCAGCGAAAACAGAGACCACCGTCTAG